The proteins below are encoded in one region of Clostridium fermenticellae:
- a CDS encoding transposase: MTKLKKDDLKNKILENWSYFQLQKMIEYKAENVGIKVRYINPEYTSQKCSVCGHVDKENRESQSKFICKKCGFTANADYNASQNIAKSN, from the coding sequence ATAACAAAACTCAAGAAGGATGATTTAAAAAATAAAATATTGGAGAATTGGTCATACTTTCAGCTTCAAAAAATGATAGAATATAAGGCTGAAAATGTAGGAATAAAAGTAAGATATATTAATCCAGAATATACGTCTCAAAAATGTTCAGTATGTGGCCATGTAGATAAAGAAAATAGGGAAAGTCAGAGTAAGTTTATTTGTAAGAAGTGCGGATTTACAGCAAATGCGGACTATAATGCATCACAGAATATTGCTAAAAGTAATTAA